The Phlebotomus papatasi isolate M1 chromosome 3, Ppap_2.1, whole genome shotgun sequence genomic sequence GAGAGTCTGAGAGTGATCAATGTTTAGATTCacctgaaggggaattctgtaacgctctggcaatgccatatgacaaattgggttcgaatcttagaagagctttttcgaaaatgcgattctgtagccgtgacattgtcatttcagctcacgtggcattgtcagaagtcaaatatttgagatttctggcaattcaaatgacaataaattttgttaaacaaatcatctaagacgtactgtattttcataaattcgtcaagtaaagggatttcatcaaaaattcaatgaattgcattttcgaactcatataatttgacaaaaaaagctcgaatggcattgtcagatttcgaactcacgcgtgacaatgccacgaaaattacggAATTCCCCTACTGTTTACTGTTTaggtcatatgacattgccagagTATTTATACATAATTCTCTTATAAGTGTCTCCATTTATGGACCTTTGCGTCACGTTTCTCTTCTCTGTTAAATCTTTGTTCACTTGATTTGTTGGTCCGGGTTCGTGTTTTACTATCTACATTTAGGGAATGAAACTGTGCTACAGTTGACTATATCGacgcttccattccatactattctatctcagaatgacaattTTTCAGGAGACCCATTTGAAGTTATAGATCTCGGACCCAGAAACGACGTATCTTTCGAAGTAATATaaggctaagtcgacttagcacaatatggaatggagccgtcgatatgaaCAATGACATCTGAACTAAATGATCAACCGCTAAGGATATATGATCATTTTGTTCAAACGATCACTGTATCGCTGATCCACACTTATCTTAAAATCTACCATTAACGACTCAATAACGACTTACTTAAAATATGTATATCTTTGTATAGAATAGATATTTGAAGCCAGATACGCGTAATATTAAAACTCATTAAAtcttgtaaatttaatttggtggaCCTTTAGGTGGACGACCGAAGAAATTCACTGAAAGTTTAAGTATGAAAAAAGCAAAGATAAAAAAGGAGAAGGAAGACAATGAAATGAACGAGTTAAAAATGACTGAAATAACCGATCATGAAATGACGAACACTGAACCAAACATCCAAAGTCAAATGAAAGATTCTCCTTCGAAGAAACGAAAGAGAATCTGGAAGGGTCCAAGGGAAAAGAAGCATTTCTGCATAGAATGCCCGAAGAAATTCAATAGACCACATTTACTGAAAGAACACATTCTTGAAGAGCATCGTCAGGAAGAAATGGCTCACATGTGTTCAGTATGTTCCAAACGGTTTTCCTGTGCTAAAAAACTAAAGATTCATGAAATTAGCCATCTTCCTGTAACTGAGGGACTTATCTATTCCTGTCCTCACTGTGATAAAAAATTCAATCACAAATACAAAATACCTTCACACATTCGAGCAATGCACACAGATGACAAACCTTTTGTGTGTGAGGAATGTGGGAATTCTTTCAAAACTAGAGGCGCACTCAATGCTCATCAGATCAGTCATACAGAAGAACGAACGTTTCAGTGTTCAAACTGTCCCAAAAAGTTCAAGAATCAGCGCGCCCTCAAGCGGCACGATGAGGATACCCACCAAGACACTACACATGAGTGTCCGCATTGTGATCTTAAGCTCAAAAACCGCAGAACCTTTAGAAGCCACTTATTAGTTCATTCAGATATCAAAAAGTACAAATGCAACTACTGCGGTAGTGAGTTCAAACGTCGGAAGACTTTTAAGGTAAGTTTTACCTTATATATTCAAAATGCGGAATAGTCTTAATAGCCATTTGTGCCGAAATCTAGGATCATCTTATATTACATTCCGGTCAACGACCCTATGAATGTCCTTTCTGTGATAAAACTTTCGCGAATGGCTCTAATTGCTTGAGTCACAAGAGGAAGGCGCATCCGGTAGAGTTAGCGGCTTTAGCGGCTTCTGGAGAACCAACTAAAATAACCATTCTTCCTAAACTCGAACATTTACAGCCAAAGTAAGACGATTTAGGTAAGTATACATCAAGGATTGCATCACTCTCGTCTGTAAtggattgtcccaaaatcgaaaTCAAGAAGAGAAAATGCATGAAAACAAACGTATCATGCTGTAACGAATAAAAGTCTATCTTTCGTGAAATATACATTTCTGATTTTGCATAATGAAATCTTTGTCGTTGGTCCAGAAGTTGACAGGATTGTAGAACAAAG encodes the following:
- the LOC129807203 gene encoding zinc finger protein 184-like isoform X1, with amino-acid sequence MLENWKNWCRFCAKIDISSEDGAQKMQSITNQLEVICKYLMISLLPFEGVESSICGECSSFITKANDFRNRYQKADEMFKELISRKNITQHDLESIRFKYGVDNEDVKHCPALTDTENHSVEQEQSPDPLEVQIEAPVIIKQEKSEEVLPAPRKRGRPKKFTESLSMKKAKIKKEKEDNEMNELKMTEITDHEMTNTEPNIQSQMKDSPSKKRKRIWKGPREKKHFCIECPKKFNRPHLLKEHILEEHRQEEMAHMCSVCSKRFSCAKKLKIHEISHLPVTEGLIYSCPHCDKKFNHKYKIPSHIRAMHTDDKPFVCEECGNSFKTRGALNAHQISHTEERTFQCSNCPKKFKNQRALKRHDEDTHQDTTHECPHCDLKLKNRRTFRSHLLVHSDIKKYKCNYCGSEFKRRKTFKDHLILHSGQRPYECPFCDKTFANGSNCLSHKRKAHPVELAALAASGEPTKITILPKLEHLQPK